From the genome of Uranotaenia lowii strain MFRU-FL chromosome 1, ASM2978415v1, whole genome shotgun sequence, one region includes:
- the LOC129737718 gene encoding ecotropic viral integration site 5 ortholog-like, with product MTLTVSESDSNGLRTNHNHHNNNNSDMTESLPSSELSLLAKLEAANKLIESDSKSLNSLQSSAHSRKSSDTSQISLNSGASSVGEEDIWSTWAGIVADWEAGQKRKAPTVKELVRKGIPHHFRAIVWQLLCGATEADKKQYAEYIKATSACEKVIRRDIARTYPEHDFFKEKDGLGQEALFNVMKAYSLHDREVGYCQGSGFIVGLLLMQMPEEDAFSVLVQIMQQYRMRDMFKPSMAELGLCMYQLENIVQEQIPELHLHFQSQSFQTSMYASSWFLTLYTTALNLTLSCRIMDVFLSEGMEFIFKVAIALLLIGKDTLLSLDMEAMLKYFQKELPQKVENDSDGLFNLAFQVKINTKKMKKMEKEYADLRKKEQEEMVELRRLRSENRLLKKRNELLEAESAELADRLVRGQVSRAEEEETSFNIQNELLALRRAHLEVSHQLEQANEEVRALSLRLQENNADNSLESVSDHCLTVSLHLPRLSFTKQKPPN from the exons ATGACATTGACGGTGTCGGAATCGGATAGCAACGGTCTTCGCACTAACCATAACcatcacaacaacaacaattcgGACATGACCGAATCTCTACCAAGTTCTGAACTCTCCCTGCTAGCAAAACTGGAGGCCGCTAACAAACTGATCGAGAGTGACTCCAAGAGTCTGAATTCGCTGCAAAGTTCGGCGCACAGCCGCAAAAGCTCCGACACGAGTCAGATATCGCTCAACTCGGGGGCGTCCTCGGTCGGCGAGGAGGACATCTGGTCCACATGGGCCGGCATCGTGGCCGACTGGGAGGCGGGCCAGAAGCGGAAGGCCCCCACCGTGAAGGAGTTGGTCCGGAAGGGCATTCCCCATCACTTCCGGGCCATCGTCTGGCAGCTGCTCTGTGGGGCCACCGAAGCGGACAAGAAGCAGTACGCCGAGTACATTAAGGCGACCAGTGCGTGTGAGAAAGTGATCCGTAGGGACATAGCCCGCACCTATCCGGAGCATGATTTCTTCAAGGAAAAGGATGGGCTGGGGCAGGAGGCACTGTTCAACGTGATGAAGGCATACTCGCTTCACGACCGAGAAGTTGGCTACTGCCAGGGGTCCGGGTTCATCGTCGGATTGCTGCTGATGCAG ATGCCGGAAGAGGACGCATTCTCGGTGCTAGTGCAGATCATGCAGCAGTACCGGATGCGGGACATGTTCAAACCTTCGATGGCCGAACTCGGTTTGTGCATGTACCAGCTGGAGAACATCGTGCAGGAACAGATCCCGGAGCTGCATCTGCACTTCCAGTCCCAGAGTTTCCAAACGTCGATGTACGCTTCGAGTTGGTTCCTTACGCTTTATACGACGGCACTCAACTTGACCCTCAGCTGCCGGATCATGGACGTGTTCCTCTCTGAGGGGATGGAATTTATCTTCAAGGTTGCGATTGCGTTGCTGCTGATCGGAAAGGACACTTTGCTTTCGCTGGATATGGAAGCGATGTTGAAG TACTTCCAAAAAGAGCTTCCACAAAAAGTGGAAAACGATAGCGACGGTTTGTTCAATCTCGCATTCCAGGTGAAAATTAACactaaaaaaatgaagaaaatggaaAAGGAATACGCCGATCTGCGGAAAAAGGAACAGGAAGAAATGGTTGAACTAAGG CGATTGCGAAGCGAGAATCGGTTGCTGAAGAAGCGCAACGAGCTGCTGGAGGCCGAGAGTGCTGAGTTGGCCGATCGTCTCGTTCGCGGTCAAGTGTCCCGGGCAGAAGAGGAGGAAACCAGCTTCAACATCCAGAACGAGCTGCTCGCTCTCAGACGAGCCCATCTGGAGGTGTCCCATCAGCTGGAACAGGCGAACGAGGAAGTTCGCGCGCTCAGCTTGCGACTGCAGGAAAAT AATGCGGATAATTCGCTCGAATCTGTAAGTGACCATTGCTTGACTGTTTCACTCCACCTACCTCGTTTATCATTCACGAAGCAAAAGCCGCCCAACTGA